From a single Candidatus Methanomethylicota archaeon genomic region:
- the mtnA gene encoding S-methyl-5-thioribose-1-phosphate isomerase, with amino-acid sequence MRTIEWKDDGVYIIDQTKLPHELSIIKCTDYERIAKAIENMEIRGAPAIGVAAAMGIALAAKASSNKSIEELRKDLEKAALRLIKTRPTAKNLFWAIERLRKIWINEKEGIVEKIIKEAISIAEEDIASCKKISEYGAQLIEDGDGILTYCNAGGLACVELGTALGIIKTAFKLGKKIKVFVPETRPLLQGARLTAFELKLEGIPFKLITDNMVGYIMQKRMVNKVIVGADRITRYGDVFNKIGTYLLALAAKAHNIPFYVAAPISTIDFETLSENVIIEERNPNEILYIKGIPIAPENIEVINPAFDMTPANLVSAIITDKGIFKPPYDFTLFREFYK; translated from the coding sequence TTGAGAACTATAGAATGGAAGGATGATGGAGTATACATAATAGATCAAACAAAATTACCCCATGAATTATCTATAATTAAATGTACAGATTATGAAAGAATTGCTAAAGCAATTGAAAATATGGAAATAAGAGGAGCTCCTGCTATTGGTGTAGCTGCTGCTATGGGAATTGCTTTAGCTGCTAAGGCTTCATCAAATAAATCTATAGAAGAATTAAGAAAGGATTTAGAAAAAGCAGCATTAAGATTAATTAAAACAAGACCTACTGCAAAAAATCTTTTTTGGGCTATAGAAAGACTGAGAAAAATATGGATTAATGAAAAAGAAGGAATTGTAGAAAAAATTATAAAAGAAGCAATTTCTATAGCAGAAGAAGATATTGCTTCTTGTAAAAAAATAAGTGAATATGGTGCTCAACTTATAGAAGATGGAGATGGAATATTAACATATTGTAATGCAGGAGGATTAGCATGTGTAGAACTTGGAACAGCTTTAGGAATTATAAAAACTGCTTTTAAATTGGGTAAAAAAATAAAAGTCTTTGTTCCTGAGACTAGACCTTTACTTCAAGGTGCAAGATTAACAGCATTTGAATTAAAATTAGAAGGAATTCCATTTAAATTAATAACTGATAATATGGTAGGTTATATAATGCAAAAAAGAATGGTTAATAAAGTAATAGTAGGAGCAGATAGAATTACAAGATATGGTGATGTTTTTAATAAAATAGGAACATATTTACTTGCTTTAGCTGCTAAAGCTCATAATATTCCCTTTTATGTAGCAGCTCCAATTTCTACAATAGATTTTGAAACTTTAAGTGAAAATGTAATAATAGAAGAGCGCAATCCAAATGAAATTCTCTATATAAAAGGAATACCTATTGCTCCAGAAAATATAGAAGTTATTAATCCTGCATTTGATATGACTCCAGCAAATCTCGTAAGTGCTATAATTACTGATAAAGGAATATTTAAACCACCCTATGATTTTACATTATTCAGAGAGTTCTACAAGTGA
- the hycI gene encoding hydrogenase maturation peptidase HycI, producing MSFEEDLLTFLKDSKKLLFIGIGNNLRKDDGAGIRIVNILKRKGIKNVLNCGPSPENCIGIIKKISPTHIIFFDAVEMGKEPGHFEIIKECDFYEQILSTHKIPMNLLFQILKNEIPNLKILFIGIQPKNIDFGKGISYPVAKGINSLVNKIIKALMVRN from the coding sequence ATGTCATTTGAAGAAGATTTATTAACATTTCTGAAGGATTCTAAAAAATTACTATTTATTGGAATTGGAAATAATCTTAGGAAAGATGATGGAGCTGGTATAAGAATAGTAAATATTTTAAAGAGAAAGGGTATAAAAAATGTTTTAAATTGTGGTCCATCTCCTGAAAATTGTATTGGAATAATTAAGAAAATCTCTCCTACACATATTATATTTTTTGATGCTGTAGAAATGGGAAAAGAACCAGGTCATTTTGAAATTATAAAAGAATGTGATTTTTATGAACAAATTTTATCTACTCATAAAATTCCAATGAATTTATTATTTCAAATTTTAAAAAATGAAATTCCAAATTTAAAAATATTATTCATAGGAATACAACCAAAAAATATTGATTTTGGAAAAGGAATAAGTTATCCAGTAGCTAAAGGAATAAATTCTTTAGTAAATAAAATAATTAAAGCATTAATGGTGAGAAATTGA
- a CDS encoding NMD3-related protein, producing MFCAKCGKRNIKLITNLCEECFWESREVKIPSEVKIIVCPICSSYLRGKKWIRKENLKSAIIEGCIYEIKKLSKLNKDLKITNITIEEYPIIKLKIEVSFENFSKIFISESKIIYQKCDYCRKVSQGKYEAIVQIRGWDKKTLSLINPIIEEFKIINGKPEISEIKEVVNGIDIKFMSVNKARLFTKRILEKMNVEIKETAKISGMKEGELHYITTISIRAPPIKIGKIICIGDKIFRILEFHKGKIIAEDLENEKIVNLNRNDVEKSLIIEDMREVIIKSINNGIVKLLDIKEGKDFEIPINNIQKGMKEGEFGILITFKDREYVLKKTL from the coding sequence ATGTTCTGTGCTAAATGTGGAAAAAGAAATATTAAATTAATAACAAATTTATGTGAAGAATGTTTTTGGGAAAGTAGAGAAGTAAAAATACCAAGTGAAGTAAAAATTATAGTATGTCCAATTTGTTCTTCTTATCTTCGAGGAAAAAAATGGATTAGAAAAGAAAATTTAAAATCAGCTATAATTGAAGGTTGTATTTATGAAATAAAAAAACTTTCAAAATTAAATAAAGATTTAAAAATAACAAATATTACAATTGAAGAATATCCAATAATAAAATTAAAAATTGAAGTATCTTTTGAAAATTTTTCAAAAATTTTTATAAGTGAAAGTAAGATAATTTATCAAAAATGTGATTATTGTAGAAAAGTTTCACAAGGAAAATATGAAGCAATAGTTCAAATAAGAGGATGGGATAAAAAAACTCTTTCATTAATAAATCCTATTATTGAAGAATTTAAAATTATTAATGGAAAACCTGAAATAAGTGAAATAAAAGAAGTTGTAAATGGTATAGATATAAAGTTCATGAGTGTAAATAAAGCAAGATTATTTACAAAAAGAATTTTAGAAAAAATGAATGTAGAAATAAAAGAAACTGCAAAAATTTCTGGAATGAAAGAAGGAGAATTACATTATATAACAACTATATCTATAAGAGCTCCTCCAATTAAAATAGGAAAAATAATATGCATAGGAGATAAAATTTTTAGAATTTTAGAATTTCATAAAGGAAAAATAATTGCAGAAGATTTAGAAAATGAAAAAATTGTAAATTTAAATAGAAATGATGTTGAAAAATCACTTATAATAGAAGATATGAGAGAAGTTATTATAAAGTCTATAAATAATGGTATTGTAAAACTTTTAGATATTAAAGAAGGAAAAGATTTTGAAATCCCAATTAATAATATTCAAAAAGGAATGAAAGAAGGAGAATTTGGAATTTTAATAACTTTTAAAGATAGAGAATATGTTTTAAAGAAAACATTATAA
- a CDS encoding translation initiation factor IF-2 subunit beta, whose product MDYETLLERALSKIHEKVQKTSKYEVPEVESTIFGSKTVIHNFKEVAEKINRDMNFLLKYLVRELATSGTIEETRAVLQGKFQKEQIDNLINKFVKSYVQCPSCNKMDTKIVKEGRLTFIQCEVCGSKNPVKSLR is encoded by the coding sequence TTGGACTATGAAACATTATTAGAAAGAGCTTTATCTAAAATACATGAAAAAGTACAAAAAACATCAAAATATGAAGTACCAGAAGTAGAAAGTACTATCTTTGGATCCAAGACTGTTATACATAATTTTAAAGAAGTAGCTGAAAAAATTAATAGAGATATGAATTTCTTATTAAAATATCTTGTAAGAGAATTAGCTACTTCAGGAACTATAGAAGAAACTAGAGCAGTACTTCAAGGAAAATTTCAAAAAGAACAAATAGATAATTTAATAAATAAATTTGTAAAATCTTATGTTCAATGTCCATCTTGTAATAAAATGGATACAAAAATAGTAAAAGAAGGAAGATTAACCTTTATACAATGTGAAGTTTGTGGTTCAAAAAATCCAGTAAAGAGTTTGAGATGA
- the endA gene encoding tRNA-intron lyase, which translates to MSELPKAIFNGEKIVMTGPKIEEIYKQGYFGEIEDNKLILSEVEALFLIDKEKIIIVNEEGRILNFKDLVHIFSKKDENIWLKYLLYSDLRRRGYIVKEGYGKDLEFRVYRKGAIIGKEPAKYLVYGLIEGKTIKISELRNISNKAKLSNKELIIAVIDRQGEITYYEALEINP; encoded by the coding sequence TTGTCTGAATTACCAAAAGCTATTTTCAATGGAGAAAAAATAGTAATGACTGGTCCAAAAATTGAAGAAATTTATAAACAAGGATATTTTGGAGAAATTGAAGATAATAAACTCATACTTTCAGAAGTAGAAGCGCTTTTCTTAATTGATAAAGAGAAAATTATTATAGTAAATGAAGAAGGAAGAATTTTGAATTTCAAAGATTTAGTACATATATTTTCAAAAAAAGATGAAAATATTTGGTTAAAATATTTACTTTATTCTGATTTAAGAAGAAGAGGTTATATTGTAAAAGAAGGATATGGAAAAGATTTAGAATTTAGAGTTTATAGAAAAGGAGCAATTATAGGAAAAGAACCTGCAAAATATCTTGTATATGGATTAATAGAAGGAAAAACAATAAAGATTTCTGAACTTAGGAATATTTCAAATAAAGCAAAATTATCAAATAAAGAGCTTATAATTGCAGTTATAGATAGACAAGGAGAGATTACATATTATGAAGCTTTGGAAATCAATCCATGA
- the hisS gene encoding histidine--tRNA ligase gives MKFGRPRGTRDFLPNEMKIRSYIIEKIRKVFEIHGFEEMDTPAIELWETLSAKGGEEVENQIYKFQDKGGRWLGLRFDLTVPLARVVANNPNLVKPFKRYCIAKVWRYEEPQSGRFREFLQADIDIIGSPYMEADMECISTAVDALKSLGLEKFKVRINNRKILEGLMSLMGISGEKFFKVLRILDKLEKIGEDNVIKELRELNLEEDIILKIMNFIKNKDKEALDYVEKNFDFNLIQEGVKELRRILELSEFYNLKDYISIDFSLVRGLDYYTGPVFEVKVEDMQIGSIAGGGRYDNLIEKFGGISTYATGISLGIERLYEILSKKISINKSNVKVFVANVDESVLGDCIRICRKLIELGIPAEIDLMKRKLTRQLEYANIKGIPFVLIVGPEELRTGIFKLKDMMNKKEYSISIEEIKSYIS, from the coding sequence ATGAAATTTGGCAGACCTAGAGGAACAAGAGATTTCCTCCCTAATGAAATGAAAATAAGAAGTTATATTATAGAAAAAATAAGAAAAGTATTTGAAATTCATGGATTTGAAGAAATGGATACTCCAGCAATAGAACTTTGGGAAACTCTTTCAGCAAAAGGTGGAGAAGAAGTAGAAAATCAAATATATAAATTTCAAGATAAAGGAGGAAGATGGCTTGGTCTTAGATTTGATTTAACAGTTCCACTTGCAAGAGTTGTTGCTAATAATCCTAATTTAGTAAAACCTTTTAAAAGATATTGTATAGCTAAAGTTTGGAGATATGAAGAACCACAAAGTGGAAGATTTAGAGAATTTCTTCAAGCTGATATAGATATAATAGGATCTCCTTATATGGAAGCAGATATGGAATGTATTTCTACTGCTGTAGATGCTTTAAAATCTCTTGGACTTGAAAAATTTAAAGTAAGAATTAATAATAGAAAAATCTTAGAAGGATTAATGTCATTAATGGGAATTTCTGGAGAAAAATTCTTTAAAGTACTTAGGATTCTTGATAAATTAGAAAAAATAGGAGAAGATAATGTTATAAAAGAATTAAGAGAATTAAATCTTGAAGAAGATATTATATTAAAAATAATGAATTTTATAAAGAATAAAGATAAAGAAGCTTTAGATTATGTAGAAAAAAATTTTGATTTTAATTTAATTCAAGAAGGAGTAAAAGAACTCAGAAGAATTTTAGAACTCTCTGAATTTTATAATTTAAAAGATTACATAAGCATTGATTTTAGTCTTGTTAGAGGATTGGATTATTATACAGGACCAGTTTTTGAAGTTAAAGTTGAAGATATGCAAATTGGAAGTATTGCAGGTGGAGGACGTTATGATAATTTAATAGAAAAATTTGGTGGAATATCAACTTATGCAACTGGAATATCATTAGGAATAGAGAGATTATATGAAATATTAAGTAAAAAAATTTCAATTAATAAATCAAATGTAAAAGTATTTGTAGCAAATGTAGATGAAAGTGTATTAGGAGATTGTATAAGAATATGTAGAAAATTAATTGAATTAGGCATTCCAGCTGAAATAGATTTAATGAAAAGAAAACTTACTAGACAATTAGAATATGCTAATATTAAAGGAATACCATTTGTACTTATAGTAGGTCCTGAAGAATTGAGAACTGGTATTTTTAAATTAAAAGATATGATGAATAAAAAAGAATATAGTATAAGCATTGAAGAAATAAAATCTTATATTTCATAA
- the rgy gene encoding reverse gyrase produces the protein MRAIYKGLCINCHGEISDERLLNIGICENCLKEVKDRKEAFKILSENGKLLFSKEILEFHNKFEDFSNFFKKALGHKMWSLQEMWAKRILLGRNFSIIAPTGVGKTVFGIVSALYFASIGKKAYIIVPTTLLVQQVVEKINLFSNKLGLKLRILYYHGAMKNKEKNNVINKIIEKDLDILITTDRFIISKSEELKDIGFDFVFVDDVDSFLKSPKNIDKVLMLLGFDIDIINSVMKLFELRIELKRMLKMGLKPDEIIKKIEEIQLKILKYKEENKIGLLIVSGATIKAKRTKRLRLFEELLGFQIGFKPEFVRNVKDICIKKEKSIEEHVIEIIKKFGGGALVFIPQILGKEYANKINELLINNGIKSYLYKKPEENILNDFVNGKYDVLVGIASFRSPLVRGIDLPERVRYVIFAGIPRMEIKLSWEEYDPTKILTILKNIGPLLEDEVSVNKHILNLSKIVPLNIETREKIKEAIEKGIKLEGFEEFAKNVILEARIFLSKVITPKIIEKISKMKEIALEKKGEEFYLIISDPIAYIQASGRCSRMFAGGVTKGASFLIIDDEKAFYSLNQKLNVIMESFSWYKFKEEFVKKWFEKIDRDRLIVKEIKEGKRIGRFKDYIKPALLIVESPTKAKTISKFFGRPYKRRIGNVTIFEISTGEYVLNIIASLGHVFDLVTEEGFHGIKVNDKFLPIYDFIKKCKKCGNQFTGEFCPKCGAEDYYSKEEIIKVIREIALEAKHVFLATDPDAEGEKISYDLLCSINPFNNKIERLEFHEITKSAFIKALENRRSIDLKLVEAQIVRRIEDRWIGFELSQVLWNIFKNKRLSAGRVQTPVLGWIIERVNEARKRKTILSIILSNNLKLTIENPKFELQSNIAKIDNITHEERIIKPQPPFTTDTLLKEASLELKFSTDKTMKIAQDLFEVGLCTYHRTDSTTVSSVGLGIAKEYLQENYPSLYSPNKYQREGAHECIRPTKPIDAERLKYLIQTGLLRFPIKLTEDHIKLYDLIFRRFIASQMKEVKLLYQKFRVILNGNEVFMEQPIKILKDGFNKIMPVKINEEVKEGEYQIVFKKLMRIPAARLFTQGEVVALMKEKGIGRPSTYSKIISTLLERGYVFEVKNKLISTPLGFKVYNYLYQKFASYISEETTRKLEEMMDAIAEGKIDYQIVLKDLYNEILKIREIALEA, from the coding sequence ATGAGAGCAATTTACAAAGGATTGTGTATAAATTGTCATGGTGAAATATCAGACGAGAGACTATTGAATATTGGAATTTGTGAAAATTGTTTAAAAGAAGTAAAAGATAGAAAAGAAGCTTTTAAAATTTTAAGTGAAAATGGTAAATTACTTTTTTCAAAAGAAATTTTAGAATTTCATAATAAATTTGAAGATTTTTCTAATTTTTTTAAAAAAGCTTTAGGTCATAAAATGTGGTCTCTTCAAGAAATGTGGGCTAAGCGTATTTTACTTGGTAGGAATTTTTCTATAATTGCTCCTACTGGAGTAGGAAAAACAGTTTTTGGAATAGTATCAGCACTTTATTTTGCAAGTATTGGTAAAAAAGCCTACATAATAGTTCCAACTACTTTATTAGTACAACAAGTAGTTGAAAAAATAAACTTATTTTCAAATAAACTTGGATTAAAATTAAGAATATTATATTATCATGGAGCTATGAAAAATAAAGAAAAAAATAATGTAATTAATAAAATTATTGAAAAAGATTTAGATATATTAATAACAACAGATAGATTTATAATATCTAAATCTGAAGAACTAAAAGATATTGGATTTGATTTTGTATTTGTTGATGATGTTGATTCTTTTTTAAAATCTCCAAAAAATATTGACAAAGTTTTAATGCTACTTGGTTTTGATATTGATATAATAAACTCAGTTATGAAACTTTTTGAATTAAGAATAGAATTAAAAAGAATGTTAAAAATGGGTTTGAAACCTGATGAAATTATAAAGAAAATAGAAGAAATTCAATTAAAAATATTAAAATATAAAGAAGAAAATAAAATAGGACTTCTTATTGTTTCAGGAGCTACAATAAAAGCTAAAAGAACAAAAAGACTTAGACTTTTTGAAGAATTATTAGGATTTCAAATTGGTTTTAAACCTGAATTTGTTAGAAATGTAAAAGATATTTGTATAAAGAAGGAAAAAAGTATTGAAGAACATGTAATTGAAATTATAAAGAAATTTGGAGGAGGAGCTTTAGTCTTTATACCACAAATTTTAGGAAAAGAATATGCAAATAAAATAAATGAATTATTAATTAATAATGGAATTAAATCTTATTTATATAAAAAACCAGAAGAGAATATACTAAATGATTTTGTAAATGGAAAATATGATGTATTAGTAGGAATAGCAAGTTTTAGAAGTCCTTTAGTTAGAGGAATAGATCTTCCAGAAAGAGTTCGTTATGTAATATTTGCTGGAATACCTAGAATGGAAATAAAGCTTAGTTGGGAAGAATATGATCCAACAAAAATTTTAACTATTTTAAAAAATATTGGACCATTATTAGAAGATGAAGTAAGTGTAAATAAACATATATTAAATTTAAGTAAAATAGTTCCATTAAATATTGAAACAAGAGAAAAAATTAAAGAAGCTATAGAAAAAGGAATTAAATTAGAAGGATTTGAAGAATTTGCAAAAAATGTAATATTAGAAGCAAGAATTTTTTTAAGTAAAGTCATAACTCCAAAAATTATAGAAAAAATTTCAAAAATGAAGGAAATAGCTTTAGAAAAAAAAGGTGAAGAATTTTACTTAATAATTTCAGATCCAATAGCATATATTCAAGCTTCAGGAAGATGTTCTAGAATGTTTGCTGGAGGTGTTACAAAAGGAGCTAGTTTTTTAATTATAGATGATGAAAAAGCATTTTATTCTCTTAATCAAAAACTAAATGTAATAATGGAATCTTTTTCTTGGTATAAATTTAAAGAAGAATTTGTTAAAAAATGGTTTGAAAAAATAGATAGAGATAGATTAATAGTAAAAGAAATAAAAGAAGGAAAAAGAATAGGAAGATTTAAAGATTATATTAAACCAGCATTATTAATTGTTGAATCACCTACAAAAGCTAAAACTATTTCTAAATTCTTTGGAAGACCATATAAAAGAAGAATAGGAAATGTTACTATTTTTGAAATAAGTACTGGAGAATATGTACTTAATATAATTGCAAGTCTTGGACATGTATTTGATTTAGTAACTGAAGAAGGATTTCATGGAATTAAAGTAAATGATAAATTCTTACCAATATATGATTTTATTAAAAAATGTAAAAAATGTGGAAATCAATTTACTGGTGAATTTTGTCCAAAATGTGGAGCAGAAGATTATTATTCTAAAGAAGAAATAATAAAAGTAATAAGAGAAATAGCTTTAGAAGCAAAACATGTATTTCTTGCCACTGATCCTGATGCAGAAGGAGAAAAAATAAGTTATGATCTTTTATGTTCAATAAATCCATTTAATAATAAAATAGAGAGATTAGAATTTCATGAAATTACAAAAAGTGCTTTTATTAAAGCTCTTGAAAATAGAAGAAGTATTGATTTAAAACTTGTAGAAGCACAAATTGTTAGAAGAATAGAAGATAGATGGATTGGATTTGAACTTAGTCAAGTACTTTGGAATATATTTAAAAATAAAAGATTATCTGCTGGAAGAGTTCAAACACCAGTATTAGGTTGGATTATAGAAAGAGTAAATGAAGCAAGAAAAAGAAAAACAATTCTTTCAATAATTCTTTCAAATAATTTAAAATTAACAATAGAAAATCCAAAATTTGAATTACAATCAAATATTGCAAAAATTGATAATATTACTCATGAAGAAAGAATAATTAAACCACAACCTCCTTTTACTACAGATACATTACTTAAAGAAGCTTCATTAGAACTTAAATTTTCTACTGATAAAACTATGAAAATTGCACAAGATTTATTTGAAGTTGGTTTATGTACATATCATAGAACTGATTCTACTACAGTTTCATCTGTTGGTTTAGGAATAGCAAAGGAATATTTACAAGAAAATTATCCTTCACTATATTCTCCTAATAAATATCAAAGAGAAGGAGCACATGAATGTATTCGTCCAACAAAGCCCATTGATGCAGAACGTCTTAAATATTTAATACAAACAGGATTATTGAGATTTCCAATAAAATTAACTGAGGATCATATAAAATTATATGATTTAATTTTTAGAAGATTTATTGCAAGTCAAATGAAGGAAGTAAAATTACTTTATCAAAAATTTAGAGTAATATTAAATGGAAATGAAGTTTTCATGGAACAACCTATAAAAATTTTAAAAGATGGTTTTAATAAAATTATGCCAGTAAAAATTAATGAAGAAGTTAAAGAAGGAGAATATCAAATTGTATTTAAAAAACTTATGCGAATTCCTGCAGCAAGATTATTTACACAAGGAGAAGTAGTAGCATTAATGAAAGAAAAAGGTATTGGTAGACCTAGTACATATTCAAAAATAATATCTACATTATTAGAAAGAGGATATGTATTTGAAGTAAAGAATAAATTAATAAGTACTCCATTAGGTTTTAAAGTTTATAATTATTTATATCAAAAATTTGCATCTTATATTTCAGAAGAAACTACAAGAAAATTAGAAGAAATGATGGATGCAATAGCTGAAGGAAAAATAGATTATCAAATTGTATTAAAAGATTTATACAATGAAATTTTAAAAATAAGAGAAATAGCACTTGAAGCATAA
- a CDS encoding phosphoribosyltransferase family protein has translation MQSKNKFDLIKLQIKAVELLRLVKEEYSYQDLMKITGIPITVLNRYIKGHILPSPDRAAFILSTIEKKFDLSKYIKEKIIFDKGGFLDHTRIIGDTLLLRHVSNYIVKTLAGKRISKVLTVAVDGIPLAAHIANAFDVPFVYAKKEKEVGVSSFIEESYTLQGFGMQVSLYLPKGLIEKKDSVLITDDVIRSGEQIRALINMVKKIGAEIAAIFILITIGERWKKEVEEYPVYSLVELSE, from the coding sequence TTGCAATCAAAAAATAAATTTGATTTAATAAAACTTCAAATAAAAGCAGTAGAATTACTTCGTTTAGTTAAAGAAGAATATAGTTATCAAGATCTCATGAAAATTACAGGAATACCAATAACTGTACTCAATAGATATATAAAAGGCCATATATTACCAAGTCCTGATAGAGCTGCTTTTATATTATCTACTATAGAGAAAAAATTTGATTTATCAAAATATATAAAAGAAAAAATTATTTTTGATAAAGGAGGATTTTTAGATCATACAAGAATTATTGGAGATACATTATTATTAAGACACGTATCTAATTATATTGTAAAAACATTAGCAGGAAAAAGAATAAGTAAAGTATTAACTGTTGCTGTAGATGGAATTCCATTAGCAGCTCATATAGCAAATGCTTTTGATGTTCCATTTGTTTATGCTAAAAAAGAAAAAGAAGTTGGTGTTTCAAGTTTTATTGAAGAAAGTTATACTCTTCAAGGATTTGGTATGCAAGTTTCACTTTATCTTCCAAAAGGACTTATAGAGAAAAAAGATAGTGTTTTAATAACAGATGATGTAATTAGATCTGGAGAGCAAATAAGAGCATTAATAAATATGGTTAAAAAAATAGGAGCTGAAATAGCAGCTATTTTTATATTAATAACAATAGGAGAGAGATGGAAAAAAGAAGTAGAAGAATATCCAGTATATTCACTTGTAGAACTCTCTGAATAA
- a CDS encoding DUF424 family protein, with amino-acid sequence MEVYVNIRKTNNDVFITVCDCDLLGKKIIDGNLILDISKDFFKGEKMSKEAVLDILKGATIASFIGELAVSYGIEAGLVHKDAVIRIGGIPHAQFIMI; translated from the coding sequence ATGGAAGTTTATGTTAATATTAGAAAAACTAATAATGATGTTTTTATTACAGTATGTGATTGTGATTTACTTGGAAAGAAAATAATAGATGGAAATTTAATATTAGATATATCAAAAGATTTCTTTAAAGGAGAGAAAATGAGTAAAGAAGCAGTATTAGATATATTAAAAGGTGCAACAATAGCTTCATTTATAGGAGAACTTGCTGTAAGTTATGGAATAGAAGCAGGATTAGTTCATAAAGATGCAGTAATAAGAATAGGTGGAATTCCACATGCTCAATTTATAATGATATGA